A part of Amycolatopsis lurida genomic DNA contains:
- a CDS encoding glycerate kinase, producing the protein MTRVVIAPDKFKGSLTAVEAAEAIAHGVRDALPEAEVSSCPVADGGEGTLDVLVAAGGRLVELPVRGPLDDTVDARYVMLDGTAYIESARACGIEFVKPSPEVALAAHTWGVGELLAHALDNGARRLVLTVGGTASTDGGAGMLAALGAGVFDAFGAPVGLGGGTLGRVAVAELGPARERLGSVEVAVATDVTNPLLGPRGAAAIFGPQKGAGPREVEQLDASLSRWARALRNAGTPDVSDLPGAGAGGGVAAGAIAGLGASVESGFQLIAGLTGVADAIEHADLVITGEGSLDEQSLDGKAPAGIAARAQEHAVPLMVLAGRIQLDQSQLAGLGVVGSAALIDHAPSLDHARAHAAELLRERAGELVRAWARS; encoded by the coding sequence ATGACTCGTGTGGTCATCGCGCCCGACAAGTTCAAGGGAAGCCTGACCGCGGTCGAGGCCGCGGAGGCGATCGCCCACGGCGTCCGCGACGCACTGCCCGAAGCCGAGGTCTCCTCCTGCCCTGTCGCCGACGGCGGCGAAGGAACGCTCGACGTCCTCGTCGCGGCGGGTGGCCGTCTCGTGGAACTCCCGGTCCGCGGCCCGCTCGACGACACCGTCGACGCGCGCTATGTGATGCTCGACGGAACGGCCTACATCGAGTCGGCCCGCGCGTGCGGCATCGAATTCGTGAAGCCGAGCCCGGAGGTGGCGCTGGCCGCGCACACCTGGGGCGTCGGCGAACTCCTCGCGCACGCGCTCGACAACGGCGCTCGGCGCCTGGTGCTGACCGTCGGCGGAACGGCGAGCACCGACGGCGGCGCCGGGATGCTGGCGGCATTGGGCGCCGGGGTCTTCGACGCGTTCGGCGCGCCGGTGGGGCTCGGCGGCGGCACACTGGGCCGCGTCGCGGTGGCCGAACTCGGCCCGGCACGCGAACGGCTCGGCTCCGTCGAGGTCGCCGTCGCCACCGACGTGACGAACCCGTTGCTCGGGCCCCGTGGCGCGGCTGCGATCTTCGGCCCGCAGAAAGGCGCGGGCCCTCGCGAAGTCGAACAGCTGGACGCGTCCCTGTCCCGCTGGGCGCGGGCCTTGCGGAACGCCGGAACTCCCGATGTCTCCGATCTTCCCGGAGCGGGCGCGGGCGGCGGGGTCGCCGCAGGGGCGATCGCGGGACTCGGCGCGAGCGTCGAATCCGGTTTCCAGCTCATCGCCGGGCTCACCGGGGTCGCCGACGCCATCGAACACGCCGACCTCGTCATCACCGGCGAGGGCTCACTGGACGAGCAGAGCCTCGACGGCAAGGCACCGGCGGGTATCGCGGCCCGCGCACAGGAGCACGCGGTGCCGCTGATGGTGCTGGCCGGACGGATCCAGCTGGACCAGAGCCAGCTCGCCGGCCTCGGTGTCGTGGGCAGCGCCGCACTGATCGACCACGCGCCTTCGCTCGACCACGCACGCGCGCACGCGGCGGAACTCCTGCGCGAGCGGGCCGGCGAACTGGTCCGTGCCTGGGCCCGGTCTTAA
- the pcaH gene encoding protocatechuate 3,4-dioxygenase subunit beta, whose protein sequence is MSAPAELRLPRYRRDPEGTHPPLDYAGYRSTALRHPKEPLIVLPHLLTEVTGPALGPGRIGEFDNDLTQGHAGEPQGQRIIVTGRLLDGDGRPIRDSLVEIWQANAGGRYRHTGDRWPSPLDPNFDGAGRTLTDSEGRYTFTTIKPGAYPWKNHDNAWRPAHIHFSVFGSAFTQRLVTQMYFPEDPLFSQDPIFNSIPDEKARQRMIARFDLDRTEAEWALAFQFDIVVRGREASVFEDEEDEH, encoded by the coding sequence ATGTCCGCACCCGCAGAACTGAGGCTCCCGCGCTACCGGCGCGATCCGGAGGGCACGCACCCGCCGCTCGACTACGCCGGCTACCGGTCGACGGCACTGCGGCACCCGAAAGAGCCGTTGATCGTGCTTCCGCATCTGCTGACCGAGGTCACCGGTCCCGCGCTGGGACCGGGCCGGATCGGCGAATTCGACAACGACCTCACCCAGGGGCACGCGGGCGAGCCGCAGGGGCAGCGGATCATCGTCACCGGACGGCTGCTCGACGGTGACGGCCGGCCGATCCGCGATTCACTGGTGGAGATCTGGCAGGCGAACGCGGGCGGCCGGTACCGGCACACCGGCGATCGCTGGCCGTCGCCGCTGGACCCCAACTTCGACGGCGCGGGCCGGACGCTCACCGACTCCGAGGGGCGCTACACCTTCACCACGATCAAACCGGGCGCGTACCCGTGGAAGAACCACGACAACGCCTGGCGGCCGGCGCATATCCACTTCTCCGTGTTCGGCAGCGCGTTCACCCAGCGGCTGGTCACCCAGATGTACTTCCCGGAAGACCCGCTGTTCTCGCAGGACCCGATCTTCAACTCCATCCCGGACGAGAAGGCCCGGCAGCGGATGATCGCGCGCTTCGACCTCGACCGCACGGAAGCCGAGTGGGCGCTGGCCTTCCAGTTCGACATCGTCGTGCGCGGCCGCGAGGCCTCGGTCTTCGAAGACGAGGAGGACGAGCACTGA
- a CDS encoding TetR/AcrR family transcriptional regulator — translation MSTSTKSGYHHGDLRASLLATAMRMLEAGEQFSLRAVAREAGVSATAPYRHFADRDALESALAAQGLRDLKEDLTHGRELPASVAELAELAVAYVGFALRRPALFRLMFGNACDTGSEERVQAAADIHDLLREAMAHVFPEPSDALASAGWGLAHGLAYLFLDGKLQVESDDEIAEQVRAAFTAILAARSR, via the coding sequence GTGTCAACATCGACGAAGAGTGGCTACCATCACGGCGACCTGAGGGCGTCGTTGCTGGCCACGGCGATGCGCATGCTCGAAGCCGGCGAGCAGTTCTCCCTGCGTGCCGTCGCCCGGGAGGCGGGCGTCTCGGCGACCGCGCCGTACCGGCACTTCGCCGACAGGGACGCCCTGGAGTCGGCGCTGGCCGCACAAGGCCTGCGCGACCTGAAAGAAGACCTCACCCACGGACGCGAGCTCCCGGCGTCGGTGGCGGAGCTGGCGGAACTCGCGGTCGCCTACGTCGGTTTCGCCTTGCGCCGCCCGGCGTTGTTCCGGCTGATGTTCGGAAACGCCTGCGACACGGGAAGCGAGGAGCGCGTCCAAGCGGCGGCGGACATCCACGACCTCCTGCGAGAGGCGATGGCACACGTGTTCCCCGAACCCTCGGACGCGCTCGCCTCGGCGGGCTGGGGGCTGGCACACGGACTGGCGTACTTGTTCCTGGACGGCAAACTCCAGGTGGAGTCGGACGACGAGATCGCCGAGCAGGTACGCGCCGCCTTCACCGCGATCCTGGCGGCACGATCACGCTAA
- a CDS encoding NADH:flavin oxidoreductase/NADH oxidase family protein — translation MSFAVEKTSSPVFEPFVLPSGSTLPNRLVKAAMEENMADRGQVPGKPLFELYRRWSEGGAGLLVTGNVMVHAEALTGPAGVVLDAESPLEPFRAWASAAKSGGARVWMQINHPGRQVRADMPGVAWGPSAVRVDVGKNSGRFAEPVEMSPRRIEETVARFAETARRAEEAGFDGVEIHAAHGYLLSQFLSPLANRREDRWGGSLENRARLLLDVVRAVRAVVAPGFAVAVKLNSADFQRGGFDADDAASVIAMLAPLGVDVVELSGGSYESPAMTGQSGDDRTRAREAYFLTLAERLVRTSALPLMLTGGVVRRPVAEEVLASGVELVGMGSALAVDPELPAKWRHDKEARVELEPVRIVDKAVASAASMARVRRQLRRLGAGRPTKPGIDPKLALVVETVLQAVALRRYRTWLRGRAG, via the coding sequence ATGTCATTCGCAGTCGAGAAAACCTCCTCGCCGGTGTTCGAGCCGTTCGTGCTTCCCAGCGGCTCGACGCTGCCGAACCGCCTGGTGAAGGCCGCGATGGAAGAGAACATGGCGGACCGCGGGCAGGTCCCCGGTAAGCCGCTCTTCGAGCTGTACCGCCGTTGGAGCGAGGGTGGAGCGGGTCTGCTCGTCACCGGCAACGTCATGGTCCACGCGGAGGCGCTCACCGGCCCGGCCGGCGTCGTCCTCGACGCGGAATCGCCGCTGGAACCGTTCCGTGCGTGGGCGTCGGCCGCGAAAAGCGGCGGCGCGCGGGTGTGGATGCAGATCAACCACCCCGGGCGTCAGGTCCGGGCGGACATGCCCGGGGTCGCGTGGGGTCCGTCGGCCGTCCGCGTCGACGTCGGCAAGAACAGCGGGCGATTCGCCGAACCGGTCGAAATGTCCCCGCGGCGGATCGAGGAGACCGTGGCGCGATTCGCCGAGACCGCCCGCCGCGCCGAAGAAGCCGGCTTCGACGGTGTCGAGATCCACGCCGCGCACGGCTATCTGCTTTCCCAGTTCCTGTCTCCGCTGGCCAACCGGCGCGAAGACCGGTGGGGCGGAAGCCTGGAGAACCGGGCCAGGCTCCTGCTCGACGTCGTCCGCGCGGTCCGTGCCGTCGTGGCGCCCGGATTCGCCGTCGCCGTCAAGCTCAACTCCGCCGACTTCCAGCGGGGTGGCTTCGACGCCGACGACGCCGCGTCGGTCATCGCGATGCTCGCGCCGCTCGGGGTCGACGTGGTCGAGCTGTCGGGTGGCAGCTACGAAAGCCCGGCGATGACCGGGCAGTCCGGCGACGACCGCACCCGCGCGCGGGAGGCCTACTTCCTGACTCTCGCCGAACGACTCGTGCGGACGAGCGCGCTGCCGCTGATGCTGACCGGTGGCGTGGTCCGCAGGCCGGTCGCGGAGGAGGTGCTGGCGAGCGGCGTCGAGCTCGTCGGCATGGGCAGTGCCCTCGCCGTCGATCCCGAGCTGCCCGCGAAGTGGCGGCATGACAAGGAGGCCAGGGTGGAACTCGAGCCGGTCCGGATCGTCGACAAGGCGGTCGCGTCCGCCGCGAGCATGGCCCGCGTCCGGCGGCAGTTGCGGCGTCTCGGCGCGGGACGGCCGACGAAGCCCGGCATCGATCCGAAGCTGGCGCTCGTGGTGGAAACGGTGCTGCAGGCCGTCGCGCTTCGCCGGTACCGCACCTGGCTGCGCGGTCGCGCCGGGTGA
- the pcaG gene encoding protocatechuate 3,4-dioxygenase subunit alpha: MPETTPSQTVGPYLSIGLPWPDGPDVVPADEPAAVRIHGRVLDGAGEPVPDAMIETWQADADGRFDHPDDPRGAVAGGFRGFGRCPTDPGGNYEIRTIMPGSLPGPAGSTQAPHIDVSVFARGLLHRVVTRIYFEDNDNSGDPVLASVPEARRGTLVATKDGSGYRFDIRLQGEGETVFFDV; the protein is encoded by the coding sequence ATGCCGGAGACGACGCCTTCCCAGACCGTCGGCCCGTACCTGTCCATCGGCTTGCCCTGGCCGGACGGGCCGGACGTCGTCCCCGCCGACGAGCCCGCCGCGGTCCGGATCCACGGCCGCGTCCTCGACGGCGCGGGCGAACCCGTCCCGGACGCGATGATCGAGACCTGGCAGGCCGACGCCGACGGTCGGTTCGATCATCCCGACGACCCGCGCGGAGCCGTCGCCGGCGGATTCCGTGGCTTCGGCCGCTGCCCGACCGATCCGGGCGGCAACTACGAGATCCGGACGATCATGCCCGGTTCGCTGCCCGGCCCGGCGGGCAGCACGCAGGCCCCGCATATCGACGTCTCGGTGTTCGCCCGCGGACTCCTGCACCGGGTGGTCACCCGGATCTACTTCGAGGACAACGACAACTCCGGGGATCCGGTGCTGGCGTCGGTTCCGGAAGCCCGCCGGGGGACCTTGGTCGCCACCAAGGACGGCAGCGGCTACCGGTTCGACATCCGGTTGCAGGGCGAAGGGGAGACGGTGTTCTTCGATGTCTGA
- a CDS encoding CoA transferase subunit A gives MAELLSLKEAVARLVHDGDTVALEGFTHLIPVAAGHEIIRQCRTGLTLVRMTPDIVYDQLIGAGCASKLIFSWGGNPGVGSLHRFRDAVQHSWPVPLEIEEHSHAGMANRYVAGASGLPFAVLRGYTGTDLAAHTDTIKPITCPFTGERLAAVPALNPDVTIVHAQRADRSGNVQIWGITGVQKEAVLAAKRSLVTVEEIVEELEPRPGAIVLPSWAVTAVAEVPGGARPSYAAGYYERDNDAYQAWDAIGRDRESFTRWLGELTGVKA, from the coding sequence ATGGCTGAGCTGCTGTCGTTGAAGGAGGCCGTGGCACGGCTGGTGCACGACGGAGACACCGTCGCGCTGGAGGGCTTCACGCACCTCATTCCCGTGGCCGCCGGGCACGAGATCATCCGCCAGTGCCGCACCGGCCTGACGTTGGTCCGCATGACCCCCGACATCGTCTACGACCAACTCATCGGCGCGGGCTGCGCGAGCAAGCTGATCTTCTCGTGGGGCGGCAACCCCGGAGTCGGCTCGCTGCACCGGTTCCGTGACGCCGTCCAGCATTCCTGGCCGGTGCCACTGGAGATAGAGGAACACAGTCACGCGGGCATGGCGAACCGGTACGTCGCCGGCGCCTCGGGCCTGCCGTTCGCCGTCCTGCGCGGGTACACCGGCACCGATCTCGCCGCGCACACCGACACGATCAAACCCATCACCTGCCCGTTCACCGGTGAGCGGCTGGCCGCCGTGCCCGCCCTCAACCCGGACGTCACGATCGTCCACGCCCAGCGCGCGGACCGGTCCGGCAACGTCCAGATCTGGGGTATCACCGGCGTGCAGAAGGAGGCGGTGCTCGCGGCGAAGCGATCCTTGGTCACCGTCGAGGAGATCGTGGAGGAACTGGAGCCCCGGCCGGGCGCGATCGTGCTGCCGTCTTGGGCCGTCACCGCCGTGGCCGAGGTGCCCGGCGGCGCGAGGCCGTCGTACGCGGCGGGGTACTACGAACGGGACAACGACGCTTACCAGGCATGGGACGCGATCGGCCGGGACAGGGAGAGCTTCACCCGCTGGCTCGGCGAGCTGACGGGAGTGAAGGCATGA
- a CDS encoding acetoacetate decarboxylase family protein, which yields MAQDTVTVDLGGRSVAVPKGGLYDRFRMDTDLDTVAADPRVSGVEFFRRLPKARVDSPIGPTLTPNFYYRIATARLTLTAPSRTIRRRLPAELSPLEIAPGLGLVSVMVFRYDVCDIDFYTEAAVGVAVRPARHGRFGFFDLVTGLKNEHLHSYVLSLPVSSDIAQVRGHDGYGFPKWVTELDVDIDAERTEARVANDRGETDLALAAATPRQTTHKTGDQVSSLTSYTTIGDAWHATLSQTNVLSAGSTTFPRGVDLRLGEGRLSDDLRSLDPRKPIRLDVMTEGQLALHMPVPISVREQEARK from the coding sequence ATGGCTCAGGACACGGTCACCGTCGATCTGGGCGGGCGCTCGGTCGCCGTCCCGAAAGGTGGTCTCTACGACCGCTTCCGCATGGACACCGACCTCGACACCGTCGCCGCCGACCCGCGCGTGAGCGGCGTCGAATTCTTCCGGCGGCTCCCCAAGGCGCGGGTCGACTCGCCCATCGGGCCGACGCTGACGCCCAACTTCTACTACCGGATCGCGACGGCCCGGCTGACGCTGACGGCGCCCTCCCGGACGATCCGGCGCCGTCTCCCCGCGGAGCTTTCCCCGCTGGAGATCGCACCGGGCCTCGGCCTGGTGTCGGTGATGGTGTTCCGGTACGACGTCTGCGACATCGACTTCTACACCGAGGCCGCCGTGGGCGTCGCGGTCCGGCCCGCCCGCCACGGACGGTTCGGGTTCTTCGATCTGGTGACCGGGCTCAAGAACGAGCACCTTCACTCGTACGTGCTGTCCCTTCCGGTCAGCAGCGACATCGCCCAGGTTCGCGGCCACGACGGCTACGGGTTCCCGAAATGGGTGACGGAGCTCGACGTCGACATCGACGCGGAGCGCACCGAAGCGCGCGTGGCGAACGACCGCGGCGAGACAGACCTCGCCCTCGCGGCGGCGACACCGCGCCAAACCACGCACAAGACCGGCGACCAGGTCTCGAGTCTCACGTCGTACACCACCATCGGGGACGCGTGGCACGCGACGCTGAGTCAGACGAACGTGCTTTCGGCCGGAAGCACGACGTTCCCCCGCGGTGTCGACCTCAGGCTGGGCGAGGGCCGTCTCTCCGACGATCTCCGCTCACTCGATCCCCGCAAGCCGATCCGCCTCGACGTGATGACCGAAGGGCAGCTCGCGCTCCACATGCCGGTCCCCATCTCCGTCCGCGAACAGGAGGCCCGCAAATGA
- the pcaD gene encoding 3-oxoadipate enol-lactonase, whose protein sequence is MSEPVKVHSVAEGPADGPVVVFSGSLGSDHRMWEQQVKPLVEQGFRVIRYDSRGHGASPVPPGPYTLADLGGDLLALLDDHGAERAHIVGLSLGGMTGMWLGVNAPDRIASLVLCCTSAKLGPPSMWADRAKTVREKGTAAVAEAGVGRWLTARYAAAHPERAGYLREMIESVPAEGYASSCQAIETMDLVGDLPKIAARTLVIAGAEDPATPVEHAEVIAGGIPDARLEVVEGAAHLGSFEQPERFTALILEHLEAAR, encoded by the coding sequence ATGTCTGAGCCGGTGAAAGTGCACAGCGTCGCGGAAGGGCCCGCCGACGGTCCTGTCGTGGTGTTCAGCGGATCGCTCGGCAGCGATCACCGCATGTGGGAACAGCAGGTGAAACCCTTGGTGGAACAGGGTTTCCGGGTCATCCGGTACGACAGCCGCGGGCATGGCGCGTCGCCCGTCCCGCCGGGGCCGTACACCCTCGCGGATCTCGGCGGCGACCTGCTCGCGCTGCTCGACGATCACGGTGCCGAGCGTGCCCATATCGTCGGGCTCTCGCTCGGCGGGATGACCGGGATGTGGCTGGGCGTGAACGCGCCGGACCGGATCGCGAGCCTCGTGTTGTGCTGCACGTCCGCGAAGCTCGGGCCGCCGAGCATGTGGGCGGACAGGGCCAAGACGGTCCGGGAGAAGGGCACCGCCGCGGTCGCCGAGGCCGGGGTCGGCCGCTGGCTGACCGCCCGTTACGCCGCCGCGCACCCCGAGCGGGCCGGATATCTGCGCGAGATGATCGAGAGCGTCCCCGCCGAGGGGTACGCGTCGTCCTGCCAGGCCATCGAAACGATGGACCTCGTCGGCGACCTGCCCAAGATCGCGGCGCGGACCCTGGTGATCGCCGGCGCCGAGGACCCGGCGACCCCGGTCGAGCACGCCGAGGTGATCGCGGGCGGTATCCCGGACGCGCGGCTCGAAGTCGTCGAAGGCGCCGCGCATCTGGGCAGCTTCGAACAGCCCGAGCGGTTCACCGCGTTGATCCTCGAACACCTGGAGGCCGCCCGATGA
- a CDS encoding type 1 glutamine amidotransferase domain-containing protein produces MTKRVLNVVTNVGHYDDPSHPTGLWLSELTHAYHVFAERGFEQTIVSPQGGRSPLEPRSLKFPAYDKTAKAWRADPERMTLLENTAAPDEIDSADFDAIYFTGGHAVMYDFPDSEGLQRITREIFERGGIVSSVCHGYCGLLNTTLSDGSYLVAGRKVTGFAWREEVLARVDKLVPYNAEEEMKKRGALYEKAKLPFVSYAVVDGNLVTGQNPGSAKETAKKVADLL; encoded by the coding sequence ATGACCAAACGCGTGTTGAACGTCGTCACCAACGTCGGTCACTACGACGATCCGTCCCACCCGACAGGCTTGTGGCTTTCCGAGCTCACGCACGCCTACCACGTCTTCGCCGAGCGAGGCTTCGAGCAGACGATCGTCAGCCCCCAGGGCGGACGATCGCCGCTCGAACCCCGATCGCTGAAATTCCCCGCCTACGACAAGACCGCCAAGGCCTGGCGTGCCGACCCGGAGCGGATGACGCTGCTGGAGAACACCGCGGCACCCGACGAGATCGACTCGGCGGACTTCGACGCGATCTACTTCACCGGCGGCCACGCGGTCATGTACGACTTCCCCGACAGCGAAGGACTCCAGCGGATCACGCGGGAGATCTTCGAACGCGGCGGCATCGTTTCCTCCGTCTGCCACGGCTATTGCGGCCTGTTGAACACGACGCTGTCCGATGGCTCGTATCTCGTCGCGGGCCGCAAGGTCACCGGCTTCGCCTGGCGCGAGGAAGTCCTCGCGAGGGTGGACAAGCTCGTGCCCTACAACGCCGAAGAAGAGATGAAGAAGCGCGGCGCTCTCTACGAAAAGGCGAAGCTGCCCTTCGTGTCCTACGCGGTGGTCGACGGCAACCTCGTCACCGGCCAGAACCCGGGATCCGCGAAGGAGACGGCGAAGAAGGTGGCCGATCTCTTGTGA
- a CDS encoding thiolase family protein — MTDVFLFDAIRTPFGKYGGALSGVRPDDLAATVLRALAERNDLDPATVDEVVLGDANGAGEDNRNVARMAALLAGWPTTVPGATVNRLCGSGLDAVMQASRSVQVGDASLAVAGGVESMSRSPLVMQKPEKAFPAGNQTLYSTALGWRMVNSKMPERWTVSLGESTEQLAERYGIGRDEQDAFAVRSHVNAARAWDEGFYDDHVVPVEGVELARDEGIRPDSSPEKLAKLKPVFRPQGTVTAANASPLNDGASALLLGDEAAGKRLGKAPLARIAGRGAAGVDPDVFGIGPVRAAEIALERAGIGWEDLAAVELNEAFAAQSLACLRDWSKLDPEIVNVNGGAIAIGHPLGASGGRILGTLAHHLRRTGGRWGLAAICIGVGQGLAVVLEAH, encoded by the coding sequence ATGACCGACGTCTTCCTGTTCGACGCCATCCGTACCCCGTTCGGCAAGTACGGCGGCGCCCTGTCCGGCGTTCGCCCGGACGACCTCGCCGCCACCGTCCTGCGGGCGCTGGCCGAGCGCAACGACCTCGACCCGGCCACCGTCGACGAGGTGGTGCTCGGCGACGCCAACGGCGCGGGCGAGGACAACCGGAACGTCGCGCGGATGGCGGCGCTGCTCGCGGGTTGGCCCACGACCGTGCCCGGTGCCACGGTCAACCGCCTGTGCGGATCCGGACTCGACGCCGTCATGCAGGCCAGCCGGTCGGTCCAGGTCGGCGACGCCTCGCTCGCCGTGGCGGGCGGGGTCGAGTCGATGAGCCGCTCGCCCCTGGTCATGCAGAAACCGGAGAAGGCGTTCCCGGCGGGCAACCAGACGCTGTACTCCACCGCCCTGGGCTGGCGCATGGTCAACTCGAAGATGCCCGAGCGGTGGACGGTCTCGCTCGGCGAGTCCACCGAGCAGCTCGCCGAGCGCTACGGCATCGGCCGCGACGAGCAGGACGCGTTCGCCGTCCGCAGTCATGTCAACGCCGCCCGCGCCTGGGACGAGGGGTTCTACGACGACCACGTCGTCCCCGTCGAAGGAGTCGAACTCGCTCGCGACGAAGGCATCCGGCCGGATTCCAGCCCGGAGAAGCTCGCGAAGCTCAAGCCGGTCTTTCGTCCACAAGGGACGGTCACGGCCGCGAACGCGTCGCCGTTGAACGACGGCGCCTCCGCGCTGCTGCTCGGTGACGAGGCGGCGGGGAAGCGGCTCGGCAAGGCACCGCTGGCCAGGATCGCCGGCCGGGGAGCGGCGGGCGTCGACCCGGACGTCTTCGGCATCGGCCCGGTCCGCGCGGCCGAGATCGCCCTGGAACGGGCGGGAATCGGCTGGGAAGACCTGGCGGCCGTCGAACTGAACGAGGCCTTCGCCGCGCAGTCGCTGGCCTGTCTGCGGGACTGGTCGAAGCTCGACCCGGAGATCGTCAACGTGAACGGCGGCGCGATCGCGATCGGGCATCCGCTGGGCGCCTCCGGCGGCCGGATCCTCGGCACGCTGGCCCACCACCTGCGCCGCACCGGCGGCCGATGGGGCCTGGCCGCCATCTGCATCGGCGTCGGCCAGGGGCTGGCCGTCGTCCTCGAAGCCCACTGA
- a CDS encoding 2-hydroxyacid dehydrogenase — protein MTSKIAVTRWIPDEALKVLADSGEVKLSRADRPLTRDELLEFVRGASAIVGMLHDRLDGEVADAAGPGLKVVANVAVGYDNVDVAALSERGITVTNTPGVLTDATADLAFGLILAVTRRLGEGERLLRSRTPWSFHLGFLLGSSLRDKTLGIVGLGQIGQAVARRALGFGMRIVYSGRSRAAEDVEKTLGAKYVSFGELLRSSDVVSLHCPLTPETRHLVDADALKSMKPGAYLINTTRGPVVHEAALADALETGEIAGAALDVFEAEPEVEPRLLDRENVVLTPHLGSATVETRTAMAVLAAENVASVLTGGNPLTEVRP, from the coding sequence GTGACCTCGAAGATCGCGGTGACCCGGTGGATCCCCGACGAAGCGCTGAAAGTGCTCGCCGATTCCGGGGAGGTGAAACTTTCGCGCGCCGACCGGCCGCTGACGCGGGACGAACTGCTCGAGTTCGTCCGGGGCGCGTCCGCGATCGTCGGCATGCTGCACGACCGGCTCGACGGCGAGGTCGCCGACGCGGCGGGCCCCGGACTGAAGGTCGTGGCGAACGTGGCCGTCGGCTACGACAACGTCGACGTCGCGGCACTGTCGGAGCGCGGGATCACCGTCACCAACACCCCCGGTGTGCTCACCGACGCCACCGCCGATCTGGCGTTCGGGCTGATCCTGGCGGTCACGCGGCGGCTCGGCGAGGGCGAACGGCTCCTCCGCTCGCGTACCCCGTGGTCGTTCCATCTGGGTTTCCTGCTCGGTTCCTCGCTGCGGGACAAGACGCTCGGGATCGTCGGACTCGGCCAGATCGGGCAGGCGGTCGCGCGGCGGGCGCTCGGTTTCGGCATGCGGATCGTCTACTCAGGACGGTCGCGGGCCGCCGAAGACGTCGAAAAGACCCTGGGCGCGAAGTACGTGTCCTTCGGCGAACTGCTGCGGAGTTCCGACGTCGTGTCGCTGCACTGCCCCCTGACACCGGAGACCCGGCACCTCGTCGACGCGGACGCGCTGAAATCGATGAAGCCGGGCGCGTACCTGATCAACACCACCCGCGGCCCCGTCGTCCACGAGGCCGCGCTGGCGGACGCGCTCGAAACCGGCGAGATCGCCGGAGCGGCCCTTGACGTGTTCGAGGCCGAACCCGAGGTCGAACCGCGCCTGCTGGACCGCGAAAACGTCGTCTTGACGCCACATCTGGGATCGGCGACCGTCGAGACCCGTACCGCCATGGCCGTGCTCGCGGCCGAGAACGTCGCGTCGGTGCTCACCGGCGGAAACCCGCTGACGGAGGTTCGTCCATGA
- a CDS encoding CoA-transferase subunit beta, with amino-acid sequence MTEYTADEMMSVAAARALGDGMSCFVGIGLPSTAANLARRGHAPNLTLIYESGCLGAKPSRLPLSIGDGELADTADAVVSVPEVFNYWLQPGRIDVGFLGAAQLDKFGNINTTVIGPDYANPKVRLPGAGGAPEIAASCREVFVVLRQSTRTFVEKVDFVTSFGHGTGKGDRERLGLPGAGPTLVVTDLGLMRPDPETAELTLTELHPGVEVDQVVAATGWKLKVAGDLGTTPAPTEAELRILRDLTRASA; translated from the coding sequence ATGACCGAGTACACCGCCGACGAGATGATGAGCGTCGCCGCCGCTCGCGCGCTCGGCGACGGGATGTCCTGTTTCGTGGGCATCGGCCTGCCGAGCACGGCCGCCAACCTGGCCCGCCGGGGCCACGCGCCGAACCTGACGCTCATCTACGAATCCGGTTGTCTCGGGGCCAAACCGAGCAGGCTCCCGTTGTCCATCGGCGACGGCGAACTCGCCGACACCGCGGACGCCGTGGTCAGCGTTCCCGAGGTCTTCAACTACTGGCTCCAGCCGGGCCGGATCGACGTCGGTTTCCTGGGCGCCGCCCAGCTGGACAAGTTCGGCAACATCAACACCACCGTCATCGGCCCGGACTACGCCAACCCCAAGGTGCGTCTCCCCGGGGCGGGCGGTGCCCCGGAGATCGCCGCCTCCTGCCGCGAGGTGTTCGTGGTGCTCCGGCAGAGCACGCGCACATTCGTCGAGAAGGTCGACTTCGTGACCTCGTTCGGTCACGGCACCGGCAAGGGCGATCGCGAGCGCCTAGGCCTTCCCGGTGCCGGGCCGACGCTGGTGGTCACCGACCTCGGCCTGATGCGGCCCGATCCGGAGACCGCCGAGCTCACGCTCACCGAACTGCACCCCGGGGTCGAGGTCGATCAGGTCGTCGCGGCGACCGGGTGGAAACTGAAGGTGGCAGGCGACCTGGGAACCACCCCGGCGCCGACCGAGGCAGAACTCCGCATCCTCCGAGACCTCACAAGGGCGAGCGCATGA